The following coding sequences lie in one Alloacidobacterium dinghuense genomic window:
- a CDS encoding phospholipase D-like domain-containing protein, with protein sequence MSRSLIVLPDDSVRPFIEAIDHASKTLRIKMFVFSDPVLIQAVISAHKRGVKVRIMLNPSRRSGEKENDDTHRILTDAGIAVLDSNPAFDVTHEKSMVIDDESAYIQSLNWQTKNFTKTRDYAIVTQHKHEVNEVIECFDADWSRQEFKPDNQSHLIWCTGNGRQRIAEFIDEARHSLWVQNERYQDPVIIERLVRASRRGVKVRVMMRPPHTLKKDKLIEGIGGVRILDDVGIKVHKLKDLKLHAKLLFADGARAIIGSINLAPGSFDSRRELAIEVRDDGIASRIHEVVHRDWENSKAIDLTDDGLLADLEDVDENVAADLALENHKKNK encoded by the coding sequence ATGTCCCGTTCGCTGATCGTATTACCCGATGATTCAGTCCGTCCGTTCATAGAGGCGATCGATCATGCGTCTAAAACATTGCGGATAAAGATGTTCGTCTTTTCCGATCCCGTTCTTATTCAAGCTGTGATTTCGGCGCACAAGCGCGGCGTTAAGGTCCGCATCATGCTCAATCCTTCTCGGCGCAGTGGCGAAAAGGAGAATGATGATACTCATCGGATCCTGACCGATGCCGGGATCGCGGTGCTCGACAGTAATCCGGCATTCGACGTAACGCATGAAAAATCAATGGTGATCGATGACGAATCAGCGTACATTCAATCGCTTAATTGGCAAACCAAGAATTTCACTAAAACCCGAGACTATGCAATTGTGACCCAGCATAAGCATGAGGTGAATGAAGTGATCGAATGCTTCGATGCTGACTGGAGCAGGCAAGAGTTTAAGCCTGACAATCAATCACACCTTATCTGGTGCACTGGCAATGGGCGGCAACGAATTGCAGAGTTCATCGATGAGGCTAGACATTCTTTGTGGGTGCAGAATGAGCGGTATCAAGACCCGGTAATTATCGAACGCCTCGTGCGTGCAAGCCGGCGAGGTGTCAAGGTCAGGGTGATGATGCGGCCTCCGCATACGCTGAAAAAAGACAAGCTCATCGAAGGCATCGGAGGTGTCCGGATTCTCGATGATGTGGGCATCAAGGTTCACAAGCTGAAGGATCTGAAACTTCACGCAAAGCTTCTGTTTGCTGATGGAGCACGAGCTATCATCGGGTCTATTAATCTGGCGCCGGGCAGTTTCGATAGCCGTCGTGAGCTTGCCATCGAAGTTCGCGATGACGGCATCGCCAGTCGTATCCATGAAGTTGTACATCGTGACTGGGAAAATTCGAAGGCGATCGACCTGACTGACGACGGCCTTTTGGCAGATCTCGAAGACGTCGACGAAAATGTTGCGGCAGACCTGGCGCTGGAAAACCACAAAAAAAACAAATGA
- a CDS encoding tetratricopeptide repeat protein, producing MVLGSFLIYALLAAGQDTQNQSQNQALDRQFQSAVAQYNAGHLADAATQLESLLPYSQKNFEVHELLGLVYAGLSEDAKAAEQLQIATRLKPDSALARTNLATALLHSGKPELAEEQFRKALDLEPRDYDANHNLGEFYIQSKKITDAIPLLEKAQQARPSYDNGYDLALAYLLTGQLDNARQLVNSLEQIKNTGELHNLMGQIEEKDGKVVVAVNEYETAAHMDPSEDNLFDWGSELLLHRTYEPAIDVFTWGVQHYPNSPRLSIGLGMALYSRGKYDDAVKALLKAADLNPSDPRCYLFLSKAYDSSPNQAEDVIQRFRRFAELQPKNADALYYYAISLWKGKRAEDPTLNLQQVQSLLERSITLDPKLAEAYLQLGNLYADQRDYAKSIPEYEAALKLNPNLSDAHYRLGQDYVHTGQKDRAQGEFDVYQRLRAQHLAEVDKERAEVQQFVYSAKIAPSAKQ from the coding sequence ATGGTTTTGGGTTCTTTCCTGATTTACGCGCTGTTGGCCGCAGGTCAGGACACGCAAAACCAATCCCAGAATCAAGCGTTGGATCGGCAGTTTCAATCAGCGGTCGCCCAATATAACGCTGGGCACCTGGCGGATGCCGCGACGCAACTTGAGAGCCTGTTGCCGTATAGCCAGAAGAACTTCGAGGTTCACGAACTTCTGGGATTGGTCTACGCCGGACTGTCGGAAGATGCAAAAGCAGCTGAACAGCTCCAAATTGCGACGCGATTGAAACCGGATTCGGCGCTCGCAAGAACAAACCTGGCCACCGCTCTACTCCATTCAGGAAAGCCTGAGTTGGCGGAGGAGCAGTTTCGGAAGGCACTCGATCTTGAACCTCGAGACTATGACGCCAACCATAACCTCGGTGAGTTCTACATCCAGTCTAAGAAAATCACAGACGCGATTCCTCTCCTGGAGAAAGCTCAACAGGCTCGTCCTTCCTACGACAATGGCTATGATCTGGCACTGGCATATCTCCTCACCGGACAGCTAGACAATGCGAGGCAATTGGTTAACAGTCTTGAACAGATTAAGAATACCGGCGAGCTGCATAACTTAATGGGTCAGATCGAAGAGAAGGACGGAAAAGTTGTGGTGGCGGTGAACGAGTACGAGACAGCCGCTCACATGGATCCGAGCGAGGATAACCTGTTCGATTGGGGGAGCGAACTTCTTCTCCACCGAACCTACGAACCCGCCATAGATGTATTCACATGGGGAGTTCAGCATTATCCTAACTCGCCTCGACTGTCGATCGGATTGGGAATGGCGTTGTATTCGCGCGGCAAGTATGACGATGCAGTCAAGGCACTCCTCAAAGCGGCTGATTTGAATCCCTCTGATCCCCGTTGCTATCTTTTCTTATCGAAGGCCTACGACAGTTCGCCGAATCAGGCGGAGGATGTAATTCAGAGATTCCGGCGCTTTGCAGAGCTTCAACCCAAGAATGCAGATGCGCTCTATTACTATGCGATCAGTTTATGGAAGGGTAAGCGGGCAGAAGATCCAACATTGAACCTGCAACAGGTCCAGTCTTTGTTGGAAAGATCAATAACACTTGATCCCAAGCTTGCTGAGGCCTACTTGCAACTCGGCAATCTGTACGCTGATCAGCGCGACTATGCCAAATCCATTCCGGAGTATGAAGCGGCTCTAAAGCTAAATCCGAACCTTTCCGACGCACACTATCGTCTCGGACAGGACTACGTACACACTGGGCAGAAAGATCGGGCCCAGGGAGAGTTCGATGTTTACCAGCGACTTCGGGCACAGCATTTGGCTGAGGTTGATAAAGAGAGGGCAGAGGTTCAGCAATTCGTTTATTCGGCGAAAATTGCCCCCTCCGCAAAGCAGTGA
- a CDS encoding ABC transporter ATP-binding protein has translation MWRLIRELVRPYRGTLMVILSAMLAETAMSLAAPWPLKIIIDNVVGHHRLTPWLDDIVRPMLEGGQKMQVAAFAALATLLIAVIGAVASYIDNYYTESVGQWVAHDLRMRTYHHLQRLSLGYYNTHQTGALLSTITTDIQTIQGFASSSSLDIFVDLFTILSMLGLMFWLNWDFTLIALGITPFLLLFVSRFKKAVKKATHEVRKDQGEIVAVVQQDLESMHVITAFGRQELQQKQLQDVSQATVAAALRARRIKSLLSPVVTITVAACTAVVLWRGAWLIVHDMMTVGELTVFLAYLSKFFKPVKDLATMTNQIAQAAVGVERVRTILDTDAIIEEKPDAIDPGPLTGAIEFQNVAFGYDAEAPVLKDVNLKIEPGQFIGIVGPTGAGKSTIVSLIPRFYDPLSGVVRVDGKDLRDVKLKELRDQIGYVLQDTVLFRGTVAENIAFGRPDATTEEIVAAAKLANADEFIAKMSDGYNTMVGERGVTLSGGQRQRIGIARVMVRKSPILLLDEPTAALDTESEHLVIDALERLMKGKTVITIAHRLSTIRDADRILVICDGIVAEAGTHNELLALGGIFAGLYHAQFKDETTRSERALPEQPVVSASLKSLSPEGA, from the coding sequence ATGTGGCGTCTCATCCGCGAGCTGGTAAGACCTTATCGGGGCACACTCATGGTCATTCTGTCGGCGATGCTGGCGGAGACGGCGATGAGTCTTGCCGCTCCGTGGCCACTCAAAATCATCATTGACAACGTTGTAGGCCATCACAGGTTGACTCCGTGGCTGGATGACATCGTCCGCCCAATGCTTGAAGGTGGACAGAAGATGCAGGTAGCAGCATTCGCGGCGTTGGCCACGTTATTGATCGCGGTGATTGGGGCGGTTGCAAGCTATATCGATAATTACTATACCGAGAGTGTTGGCCAGTGGGTTGCGCACGATTTGCGAATGCGTACATATCACCACTTGCAGAGACTCTCTCTGGGCTACTACAACACGCATCAGACGGGAGCTTTGCTGAGCACGATCACGACTGACATTCAGACGATCCAGGGTTTTGCATCCTCATCCAGTCTCGATATCTTCGTCGATCTGTTCACAATTCTTAGCATGCTGGGACTGATGTTCTGGCTCAATTGGGATTTCACGCTGATCGCGCTCGGAATTACTCCGTTTTTGTTGCTTTTTGTTTCGCGCTTCAAGAAAGCGGTCAAGAAAGCGACTCACGAGGTTCGCAAAGACCAGGGCGAGATCGTAGCTGTAGTGCAGCAAGATTTAGAGTCCATGCATGTAATCACGGCATTTGGTAGGCAAGAACTGCAGCAGAAACAGTTACAAGATGTGAGCCAGGCAACTGTCGCGGCCGCCTTACGAGCGAGAAGGATCAAGTCTTTGCTCTCGCCGGTGGTTACAATCACAGTCGCCGCGTGTACCGCCGTCGTATTGTGGCGCGGTGCATGGCTTATCGTGCACGACATGATGACAGTCGGAGAATTGACCGTCTTTCTTGCGTATTTGAGCAAATTCTTTAAGCCCGTCAAGGATCTTGCGACCATGACCAATCAGATCGCGCAAGCCGCGGTGGGGGTGGAAAGAGTGCGCACGATTCTCGATACGGATGCGATCATCGAGGAAAAGCCCGATGCAATTGATCCTGGACCTCTCACTGGCGCGATTGAGTTCCAGAATGTGGCCTTCGGATATGACGCTGAAGCCCCAGTGCTGAAAGATGTGAATCTCAAGATCGAGCCGGGGCAGTTTATCGGAATTGTGGGCCCCACGGGCGCTGGCAAATCTACCATTGTCAGCCTGATTCCTCGCTTCTACGATCCGCTTTCAGGAGTTGTACGGGTTGACGGAAAAGACCTTCGCGACGTCAAGCTCAAGGAACTGCGCGACCAGATAGGATACGTTTTGCAGGATACAGTGCTCTTCCGGGGAACCGTGGCTGAAAATATTGCCTTCGGCAGACCAGACGCTACAACCGAGGAGATTGTGGCTGCGGCGAAGCTAGCCAATGCTGATGAATTTATTGCGAAAATGTCTGATGGCTATAACACGATGGTGGGCGAACGCGGCGTGACTCTCTCAGGCGGCCAACGTCAGCGGATTGGGATTGCCCGTGTGATGGTTCGGAAGAGCCCGATCCTCTTGCTGGATGAGCCGACAGCCGCTCTTGATACTGAGTCAGAACATCTGGTGATCGATGCTCTTGAACGGTTGATGAAGGGTAAGACCGTGATCACAATTGCTCACAGGTTGAGCACGATTCGAGACGCGGACCGAATTCTTGTCATCTGTGATGGAATCGTAGCAGAGGCTGGCACGCACAACGAACTACTGGCTCTTGGCGGTATTTTCGCAGGGCTGTATCACGCGCAATTCAAAGACGAGACAACGAGAAGTGAACGCGCATTGCCAGAGCAACCGGTAGTCTCAGCCAGCCTAAAGTCCTTGTCTCCGGAGGGAGCATAG